The Uruburuella testudinis genome window below encodes:
- the folC gene encoding bifunctional tetrahydrofolate synthase/dihydrofolate synthase produces MKTLNDWLSHLETAHSTGLIDMGLTRVGAVKNAMGLHPQCPVIVVAGTNGKGSVCAFLSQIYKQAGFKVGTLTSPHLLRFNERIAVNAEPVSDEAIVAAFERIEAARGEVSLTYFEFNTLAAVDIFMREAVDVMVLEVGLGGRLDAVNVFDADCAVVTSIDLDHQAFLGDTVEKVAFEKAGVFRSGKPAVCGQNPPPESLRQHAEHIGAPLLLIKRDFDFSKLEQQQWSFRFHPQVASLFSDGLNRNRNALPIPALRGAYQLNNAACALAVVECLNSKLPIDIGAIKRGLLLVNNPGRFQVLPGRPLVILDVGHNPHAAKALRQGLIALPFAEKRTAVFSILNDKDIDGVLAIVKDQFDAWHIAPLHLPRSMSPTDLQQKLQAHGIENVQTFENVQTAYQAALAGASENDRITVFGSFHTVAEVMAML; encoded by the coding sequence CTGACACGTGTGGGCGCGGTGAAAAACGCCATGGGGCTGCATCCGCAATGCCCGGTGATTGTGGTGGCCGGCACCAACGGCAAAGGCTCGGTATGCGCTTTTCTCAGCCAGATTTACAAGCAGGCCGGCTTTAAAGTGGGCACGCTCACCAGCCCGCATCTGCTGCGTTTTAACGAGCGCATCGCCGTTAATGCCGAGCCGGTAAGCGATGAAGCCATTGTAGCGGCGTTTGAGCGCATCGAAGCGGCGCGCGGCGAAGTTTCACTGACCTATTTTGAATTCAACACCTTGGCCGCAGTCGATATTTTCATGCGCGAGGCCGTTGATGTGATGGTGCTTGAAGTGGGTTTGGGCGGGCGTTTGGATGCGGTTAACGTGTTTGATGCCGATTGTGCGGTGGTCACCAGTATCGACTTGGATCACCAAGCGTTTTTAGGCGACACTGTCGAAAAAGTGGCTTTTGAAAAAGCCGGCGTATTCCGCAGCGGCAAACCGGCCGTTTGCGGTCAAAACCCGCCGCCCGAATCGCTGCGGCAGCATGCTGAGCATATCGGCGCCCCTTTGCTGCTGATCAAACGCGATTTTGATTTCAGCAAATTGGAACAACAGCAATGGTCGTTCCGTTTTCATCCGCAAGTCGCCTCATTATTTTCAGACGGCCTCAACCGCAACCGCAATGCGTTGCCGATTCCGGCTTTGCGCGGCGCGTATCAATTGAACAATGCCGCGTGTGCGCTCGCCGTTGTCGAATGCCTAAACAGCAAGCTGCCCATCGATATCGGTGCCATCAAACGCGGTTTGCTGTTGGTCAACAACCCCGGCCGTTTCCAAGTGCTGCCGGGCAGGCCGCTGGTGATACTTGATGTCGGCCACAATCCGCATGCTGCCAAGGCTTTGCGCCAGGGGCTGATTGCGCTGCCGTTTGCAGAAAAACGCACCGCCGTGTTCAGCATCTTGAACGATAAAGATATTGACGGCGTGTTGGCAATCGTTAAAGACCAGTTTGATGCGTGGCATATTGCCCCTTTGCACCTGCCGCGCAGCATGAGCCCTACCGATTTGCAGCAAAAATTACAGGCACACGGCATCGAGAATGTGCAAACATTCGAGAATGTGCAGACTGCTTATCAAGCCGCTTTGGCGGGCGCTTCGGAAAATGATAGAATTACTGTTTTCGGCTCGTTTCACACGGTGGCCGAAGTGATGGCAATGTTGTAA